One stretch of Nicotiana tabacum cultivar K326 chromosome 18, ASM71507v2, whole genome shotgun sequence DNA includes these proteins:
- the LOC142172644 gene encoding uncharacterized protein LOC142172644 → MKKTNAPQKKSSKAILADIPTFDLGVLTPKSPPKNPQTTHASEQTTGISSSRQIRAEMRSKHLHDVDVGGVDKLVDNQLKRKGKELSVDDDFVDDSPKVPSVKKHKNGPYFAQQNVDYGVLRFHSLCDPSIPSQIQALLSPNALRVFRKTCFGYLLGLPKICMQNQSLHLLMKYELTKSTDSYFSVLFKGEKLNFSLREFGLITGLNCVNKFSDYGYTSTYVSPLMNTYFPNKERVEKWHLKNVVTNKAWANDVDAVKLCILYMLEFFVCPSDKDHVTFIDKFMFFLIESGNFESYPWGIKSFKQVIESVRHRLNPHVHSYLIRGCSLALQVWLYECCSSVSTELATRCSESIPRILRWSATKGQIWLTAIEEKMIKPEWIKFTNMIESGEELGVLNLPDKIQYEDEHGAQPSHVPTAASPSFEPKYTDCQEDIESVSSKLMKLKKGIVQFVEL, encoded by the exons atgaaaaaaaccaACGCTCcccaaaaaaaatcatcaaaagctATATTAGCTGACATTCCAACCTTTGATTTGGGTGTTTTAACACCAAAATCACCACCAAAAAACCCACAAACGACGCATGCAAGTGAACAAACTACTGGTATTTCATCTTCTAGACAAATTCGTGCGGAAATGAGAAGCAAGCATTTGCACGATGTTGATGTTGGTGGAGTTGATAAACTAGTCGACAATCAACTGAAACGCAAGGGGAAAGAGTTGAGTGTAGATGACGATTTTGTAGATGATTCTCCCAAAGTTCCATCTGTGAAAAAACACAAG AATGGACCTTACTTTGCACAACAAAATGTTGATTATGGTGTGCTTAGATTCCACAGTTTGTGTGATCCTAGTATACCTAGCCAGATACAAGCTTTACTCTCTCCGAATGCTTTAAGGGTTTTCAGAAAAActtgttttggttacttattaggTCTCCCCAAAATCTGTATGCAAAACCAATCACTTCATCTTCTGATGAAGTATGAATTGACAAAGTCTACTGACTCATATTTTTCAGTACTATTTAAGggtgaaaaattgaatttttccttgaGAGAATTTGGGTTGATAACTGGTCTTAATTGTGTGAATAAGTTTTCAGACTATGGTTACACTTCCACCTATGTTAGCCCTTTAATGAATACATATTTTCCGAACAAAGAAAGGGTTGAGaaatggcatttgaaaaatgtagTGACTAATAAAGCATGGGCAAACGATGTGGATGCGGTGAAGTTGTGCATTCTTTATATGTTGGAATTTTTTGTTTGTCCTTCTGATAAAGACCATGTGACTTTCATAGACAAGTTTATGTTCTTTCTAATAGAGTCTGGTAATTTTGAGTCATACCCATGGGGTATCAAATCCTTCAAGCAGGTTATTGAATCTGTCCGACATCGTCTTAATCCCCATGTACATTCTTATCTGATACGGGGATGCTCATTAGCCTTGCAAGTGTGGCTATATGAGTGTTGCTCGTCCGTCAGCACCGAGCTTGCTACGAGATGTTCTGAATCTATACCTCGCATTTTAAGATGGTCAGCTACAAAGGGGCAGATTTGGTTAACTGCAATTGAAGAGAAGATGATCAAGCCTGAGTGGATCAAG TTCACAAACATGATTGAATCTGGAGAAGAGCTTGGAGTGCTTAATCTGCCAGACAAGATTCAATATGAAGATGAACATGGTGCTCAACCATCACATGTTCCAACTGCTGCTTCTCCATCATTTGAACCCAAATATACAGATTGTCAAGAGGACATTGAATCTGTCAGTAGCAAGCTCATGAAGTTGAAAAAGGGGATTGTGCAG TTTGTTGAATTGTAG
- the LOC142172645 gene encoding uncharacterized protein LOC142172645 codes for MCCSYNFSRTFSTTSDVSVEHLQGNIEEEPVIDEVVEPQQADLHLSTEGEVLQSPIHGVTVTEVVPEGIDKKVVPEGIENKGLTLDDFELPENLSQLVMYGEPIRDESTPVHPGRTRQPGKHARSPFTSLYSSGGSTSVGPKFFYLKHPFTSVIGENVDPELTERFTNWLYIRSDKVSRRRKYYFSKKDNQIKPWLDFGCEKIDKKD; via the exons ATGTGTTGCAGCTACAATTTCTCCAGAACATTTTCAACCACAT CTGATGTTTCAGTAGAACATCTACAAGGAAATATTGAGGAAGAACCAGTAATTGATGAAGTGGTTGAGCCACAACAAGCAG ATCTACACTTATCTACAGAAGGTGAAGTTCTACAGTCGCCAATTCACGGTGTGACTGTGACTGAAGTTGTTCCTGAAGGCATTGATAAAAAAGTTGTTCCTGAAGGCATTGAAAACAAAGGTTTGACATTGGATGACTTTGAGCTGCCAGAAAACTTATCACAGTTGGTCATGTATGGCGAGCCCATACGAGATGAATCAACCCCTGTTCATCCCGGTAGAACCAGGCAACCGGGAAAACATGCACGATCACCTTTCACATCTTTGTATAGTTCTGGAGGCAGCACATCTGTTGGACCTAAATTTTTTTACCTCAAGCACCCCTTCACAAGTGTCATAGGTGAAAATGTAGATCCTGAATTGACAGAAAGGTTCACCAACTGGTTATACATTCGTAGTGATAAAGTATCTAGGAG GAGGAAATATTACTTTTCCAAGAAGGATAACCAAATCAAGCCTTGGTTGGATTTTGGTTGTGAAAAGATTGATAAGAAGGACTAG
- the LOC142172646 gene encoding uncharacterized protein LOC142172646 encodes MSKIPIMLKSNGNWDNYGRFRDFEVDAIVVDDNANYGILSSKIAEQLSIDTSDKIIEIKYIVNENCPPMEIRNDMGVRAYMETKKENKNLGSYPLCISVRDFNMELAINNESTSAGSSGSLNLLEFPSSPAIEEYQSEIITESMQTYIEEGQVYQDKQTVAAAMKNYSVMHKFQFRVKRSSHRSYWLICVAESCKWHFKAMSINDSAMFKIRSFSRQHTCCLMDETFIQRKRTAAVLGSMVVPKYCDLKTVYTPKDIQTDMLSEHGLNLYMQAWRAKEKALQFLRGNPCDSYNKLPKYFYILEKNYPGYVVKLKKAADDCFLYTFVALCTSINGWQHCRPVVVVDGTFLKSDYRGIMLTASTMDSAVKLYYFPLAYAVVDSENDASWKWFFEQFKEAYGERPSMCVVSDRHESILKVRASTDHIHTVLDGVKRYIVCLENKKCSCGQFQLDELPCAHALAALRHRNETYENYCSPYYTRKSLLLTYEMPVNPLPDEGKWEVPQHILDEVVKPPAGDKRQPGRPRKERYKTFDEIKSKKYKVSCGNCGGEGHNKRTCKNAPKKK; translated from the exons ATGTCAAAAATCCCAATAATGCTGAAATCGAATGGTAATTGGGATAACTATGGCAGATTTAGAGATTTTGAAGTTGATGCCATTGTGGTAGATGATAATGCAAACTACGGAATTCTCAGTTCTAAAATTGCAGAACAATTATCGATTGATACATCGgataaaattatagaaatcaaatacattgtgaACGAGAATTGTCCTCCAATGGAGATTAGGAATGATATGGGGGTTCGTGCTTACATGGAAACCAAAAAGGAGAATAAAAACTTAGGTTCGTATCCTTTATGTATAAGCGTAAgagatttcaatatggaattggCAATCAACAATGAAAGCACCAGTGCAG GTTCGTCTGGATCCCTAAACTTACTTGAATTTCCATCCTCACCAGCTATAGAGGAAtatcaaagtgaaataataactgaaTCTATGCAAACATATATTGAAGAAGGACAAGTTTATCAGGACAAACAAACAGTAGCTGCTGCAATGAAGAATTATTCAGTGATGCACAAGTTCCAGTTCAGAGTAAAAAGATCTAGTCATAGAAG CTACTGGCTTATATGTGTTGCTGAAAGCTGTAAATGGCATTTCAAGGCAATGTCAATTAATGATTCGGCAATGTTCAAGATAAGAAGTTTCAGCCGTCAACACACATGCTGCCTAATGGACGAAACATTCATACAGCGCAAACGTACTGCAGCAGTACTTGGTAGCATGGTCGTTCCAAAGTATTGTGATCTTAAGACTGTTTACACACCAAAGGACATACAAACTGACATGTTATCCGAACATGGACTGAACCTATACATGCAAGcatggagagcaaaggaaaaagCTTTACAGTTTTTGAGAGGGAATCCATGTGACTCCTACAACaaattacccaaatatttttatattcttgagaagaattatcctggtTATGTTGTTAAATTGAAGAAGGCAGCAGATGATTGCTTCTTATACACATTTGTTGCTCTTTGTACATCAATAAATGGTTGGCAACATTGTAGGCCGGTAGTAGTGGTTGATGGGACATTCTTAAAGTCAGACTACCGGGGGATTATGCTGACAGCAAGCACCATGGATTCAGCAG TTAAATT GTACTATTTTCCCTTGGCATATGCTGTGGTTGATTCTGAAAACGACGCGTCTTGGAAgtggttctttgagcaattcaaggaGGCATATGGTGAAAGACCTTCAATGTGTGTTGTTTCAGATAGGCATGAGAGTATACTGAAG gtgagggcttcaacaGATCATATACATACTGTGTTAGATGGTGTGAAGCGGTACATTGTGTGTCTAGAAAACAAGAAATGTAGTTGTGGACAATTCCAACTTGATGAACTTCCATGTGCGCATGCTTTGGCAGCATTAAGGCATAGGAATGAAACATACGAAAACTATTGCTCTCCGTATTACACAAGGAAGAGCCTTCTGCTTACCTATGAAATGCCAGTAAATCCTCTTCCTGATGAAGGCAAATGGGAAGTGCCACAACATATTTTGGATGAGGTAGTAAAGCCACCGGCGGGGGATAAAAGGCAGCCAGGGAGACCTCGCAAGGAAAGATATAAAACATTTGATGAAATAAAGTCAAAGAAATACAAGGTGTCATGTGGTAATTGTGGAGgtgaagggcataacaaaagaaCTTGCAAGAATGCGCCGAAAAAGAAATGA